In the genome of Flavobacteriales bacterium, one region contains:
- a CDS encoding tetratricopeptide repeat protein, which produces MWRSIILLLIVPFTTFCTAQDDQNDSLWNVYRTPGTPTRNKLEALNLLTNALRANDPDSSLTLAKHMVELAMRANDTFMVAEGLRKEGLAQFTKGATKKAIQLVDSGLHIFLLREDSAYLVGAANAESNLGFIEQQETNMDASIAHNRRSMALHLKAGHEIGLAYCYNDIGRAHRIQGRPDSALVCFAKVVEIAEKYDDEAVASWGYNNMIVTYNDMGRIGEAIDLAYKNIATMERLGEPLEIAHSYVMLSDLRASLGDPKEGFPSMLKAHELFTEIGDRPGMAHSLSGLGSLLFDSGRTDSAIIVLKNAYALEKEADLKYPMCQTMLLLGRSYRLMKNYEEAENILKESLVIAGGMDYQLNISGTLAELGKLDVVLDRPELAVTKCKQGLVIAERIKAADERLLNCECLYQAYKALGNGDLALAYHEIFVGVRDSLSLESTQRKLTQRDMLYTFNKEQLADSLEYAAEREQLESERTIESLRADQNRNRALATAFGGLLLLGGGGAWFVTDRKRRAERFEKEAATLETQALRSQMNPHFIFNALNSINAFVQKNDQDSATSYLSKFARVMRLVLENSRHAEVPLNDDLEALRGYLDLERMRMEKKFDFTITVDQTIDPEEVMVPPLVVQPFVENAIWHGMAGKEGKGHITLSVARRGSQMVWTIEDDGAGRHAKKEASPLGQPMKKTSLGTAITRSRLDLVQKQHGGKAGFHYTDLPQGTRVEVEIPFLNA; this is translated from the coding sequence ATGTGGCGATCTATCATCCTACTCCTTATTGTTCCGTTCACCACGTTCTGCACCGCGCAGGATGATCAGAACGATTCGTTGTGGAATGTCTACAGGACTCCCGGAACTCCCACGCGCAATAAACTTGAGGCATTGAACCTGTTGACAAATGCCCTGCGGGCCAACGATCCGGACAGTAGCCTGACGTTGGCCAAGCACATGGTGGAACTTGCGATGCGCGCCAATGACACGTTCATGGTGGCTGAGGGATTAAGGAAAGAAGGCCTGGCCCAGTTCACGAAGGGAGCCACGAAAAAAGCGATCCAATTGGTCGATAGTGGGCTACACATCTTCTTGCTTAGGGAAGACTCCGCATACTTGGTCGGTGCTGCAAATGCGGAAAGCAATCTGGGATTCATTGAACAGCAAGAAACCAACATGGATGCTTCGATCGCCCATAATCGGCGAAGTATGGCGCTGCACTTGAAGGCAGGACATGAGATCGGGTTGGCCTATTGCTACAACGATATTGGGCGAGCACACCGGATACAAGGGCGACCGGACAGTGCGTTGGTCTGTTTCGCGAAAGTTGTGGAGATCGCTGAGAAATATGATGATGAAGCCGTGGCCTCTTGGGGCTACAATAACATGATTGTGACCTACAACGATATGGGAAGGATCGGGGAAGCGATCGATCTGGCTTACAAGAATATCGCCACCATGGAACGTTTAGGAGAACCACTTGAGATCGCTCATAGCTATGTCATGCTCAGCGATCTGCGTGCTTCCCTTGGTGATCCCAAAGAGGGCTTTCCGTCTATGCTGAAGGCCCACGAACTGTTCACTGAAATAGGCGATCGACCTGGTATGGCGCATTCGCTAAGTGGTCTTGGCAGCTTGCTTTTCGATAGTGGTCGAACGGACAGTGCGATCATCGTCCTGAAGAATGCCTACGCATTGGAAAAAGAAGCCGATCTGAAATATCCCATGTGCCAGACCATGCTTTTGCTTGGAAGATCGTATCGGCTCATGAAGAACTATGAGGAAGCAGAGAACATCCTCAAGGAATCGTTGGTGATCGCTGGAGGTATGGACTATCAGTTGAATATTTCAGGGACCCTTGCCGAACTTGGTAAGTTGGATGTGGTCCTGGATCGACCTGAACTGGCCGTTACGAAATGCAAGCAAGGCCTTGTAATAGCTGAACGGATCAAGGCCGCGGACGAGCGCTTATTGAATTGCGAATGCTTGTACCAAGCATACAAGGCATTGGGCAACGGAGATCTGGCGCTGGCCTACCACGAGATCTTCGTTGGCGTTCGGGATAGCCTGTCTCTGGAAAGCACACAACGCAAACTTACCCAACGTGATATGCTGTACACCTTCAATAAAGAACAGCTTGCGGATAGCTTGGAGTATGCTGCGGAACGCGAGCAACTGGAAAGTGAACGGACCATCGAGTCATTGCGTGCTGATCAGAACCGGAACCGCGCTTTAGCTACAGCGTTTGGCGGCTTGTTGCTGTTAGGTGGGGGTGGAGCTTGGTTCGTAACCGATAGAAAACGAAGAGCGGAACGATTTGAAAAAGAGGCGGCTACACTGGAAACCCAAGCATTACGTAGCCAGATGAACCCGCACTTCATCTTCAATGCGCTCAACAGCATCAACGCATTCGTTCAAAAGAATGATCAGGACAGTGCGACAAGCTACCTCAGCAAATTCGCCCGTGTTATGCGGTTGGTCTTAGAGAATAGTAGACATGCCGAAGTGCCCTTGAACGATGATCTTGAAGCACTTCGCGGGTACTTGGATCTGGAACGTATGCGGATGGAAAAGAAGTTCGATTTTACGATCACCGTGGACCAAACTATCGATCCGGAAGAGGTCATGGTGCCCCCATTGGTGGTGCAACCCTTCGTGGAAAACGCGATCTGGCATGGTATGGCAGGCAAAGAAGGCAAAGGGCACATTACACTCAGTGTTGCTAGGCGCGGTAGCCAAATGGTATGGACCATTGAGGATGATGGCGCCGGCAGGCATGCGAAAAAGGAAGCATCACCTCTTGGACAACCCATGAAGAAAACGTCACTAGGAACTGCCATAACCCGCTCGCGCTTGGATCTGGTGCAGAAGCAACACGGTGGTAAAGCAGGCTTCCATTACACGGATCTACCACAAGGTACCCGTGTTGAGGTGGAGATACCGTTCCTGAACGCATGA
- a CDS encoding pyridoxal phosphate-dependent aminotransferase, whose amino-acid sequence MPAISTKGRNMPASPIRKLVPFAEAAKARGVKVIHLNIGQPDIQTPEVALDAIRNLDRKVIEYSHSAGYESYRRGLAKYYQAHKIDVDHEQIIVTNGGSEALLFGMMACFEPGDELIIPEPFYANYNSFALSCGVSLIPLQTSVDDGFALPAEETFAPLITPRTKGILICNPGNPTGRVYGADELERLREIVLKHDLFLFSDEVYREFCYDGTEHISAMTLKGLEQNVILIDSVSKRYSMCGARVGAFITKNTDVYSAVLRMAQARLSPPTFGQIAAEAALKTPPSYFENVIAEYKARRNTLVNGLNAIPGVHCPMPSGAFYCVADLPIDDSDRFCQWLLEEFEFEGSTVMMAPCTGFYAFPERGKRQVRLAYVLELPFLELAVKCLAKALEVYPGRDRA is encoded by the coding sequence ATGCCAGCTATTTCCACCAAAGGGCGCAACATGCCCGCCTCCCCCATTCGTAAGCTCGTCCCTTTTGCTGAAGCAGCGAAGGCCAGAGGGGTCAAAGTGATCCATTTGAACATTGGCCAACCGGATATCCAGACTCCTGAAGTAGCCTTGGATGCGATCCGCAACTTGGATCGAAAAGTGATCGAATACAGCCACAGTGCCGGATACGAGAGTTACAGAAGAGGTCTTGCGAAGTATTACCAAGCACATAAGATCGATGTTGATCATGAGCAGATCATCGTGACCAATGGCGGTTCGGAAGCACTGCTGTTCGGAATGATGGCCTGTTTTGAACCTGGTGACGAGCTGATCATACCTGAACCGTTCTATGCCAACTACAACAGCTTTGCGCTCTCTTGCGGTGTGTCACTGATCCCATTACAGACGAGTGTCGATGATGGGTTCGCACTACCTGCCGAAGAAACATTCGCACCGCTTATTACTCCACGGACCAAAGGTATTCTCATCTGCAATCCGGGCAATCCTACGGGGCGTGTCTACGGAGCTGATGAGTTGGAGCGCTTGCGCGAGATCGTGCTCAAACATGACCTTTTCCTATTTTCGGATGAGGTTTACCGCGAGTTCTGTTATGATGGCACTGAACATATAAGTGCAATGACATTGAAAGGTCTGGAACAGAATGTGATCCTGATCGATAGTGTGAGCAAGAGGTATAGCATGTGTGGCGCTCGTGTTGGAGCGTTCATTACCAAGAACACGGATGTGTATTCCGCAGTGCTTAGAATGGCACAAGCGCGGCTTAGTCCACCAACATTCGGGCAGATCGCTGCAGAAGCTGCACTCAAAACACCACCTTCCTACTTTGAGAACGTAATTGCAGAGTACAAGGCTCGACGCAATACATTGGTGAATGGCCTGAATGCTATTCCGGGCGTTCACTGCCCTATGCCGAGCGGCGCATTCTATTGTGTAGCAGATCTTCCCATTGACGACTCTGATCGTTTCTGCCAATGGTTATTGGAAGAATTCGAATTTGAAGGCTCAACGGTCATGATGGCGCCATGTACCGGATTCTATGCGTTCCCAGAACGCGGTAAGCGCCAGGTGAGGCTTGCGTATGTTCTTGAATTGCCTTTTCTCGAATTGGCAGTGAAGTGCTTGGCAAAAGCACTGGAGGTATACCCCGGTCGTGATCGAGCTTGA
- a CDS encoding T9SS type A sorting domain-containing protein, which yields MTNDNCAGAIVLPVIENCFVQNFTNSGATASGNLPAPTCGGAPNTDVWFRFVAPASGVVRINSNAVTLNDGVMQLYSGTCGSLTLVATGCDDDSGPGLMPDIDRRCKALTPGATYFIRYWGRSNTSGVFSLCVRGPDNFPTPTEDCAGGITVCSSQAINNSADYTGCSVDLTASNRGCLLGNERQGTWYYFSPQSAGTMGFLMIPTDAMGNPVNVDYDFAIWGPMNTLTCPPTGTPLRCSWAYPPAVPGYPGNVAYRNGLVAGNTDVSEADNGSGVNGLVAPIVVGAGQVGKIYVMYVDNFDITGQSFSLNWNLSTPTMLDCTVLPVELVDFKAAALKDRVLLNWRTQTESNFDQYVVEHSMDNTDFVPIGNVIAAGTSFGTLNYEYVHNNPRTGINYYRLKLLELDGSFTYSNVSPAVFKRDENILLPRPNPANSTIQIDLPLGFTEQVSLNLFDGSGRMVKTVSILVGIGPSFVNIPVGDLDAGIYSIHLFDRQENHIGSGRFMKE from the coding sequence ATGACCAATGATAATTGCGCGGGTGCTATTGTCCTACCGGTCATTGAGAACTGTTTCGTACAGAATTTCACCAACTCTGGTGCAACAGCTTCCGGCAATTTACCTGCACCAACGTGTGGCGGAGCACCTAATACCGATGTTTGGTTCCGCTTCGTTGCACCTGCAAGTGGTGTGGTAAGGATCAACTCCAATGCGGTTACATTGAATGACGGGGTGATGCAATTGTACTCCGGCACGTGCGGAAGCTTAACGCTGGTCGCCACCGGTTGTGATGATGATAGTGGTCCGGGTCTGATGCCGGACATCGACCGACGATGCAAAGCACTTACACCGGGAGCCACCTATTTCATACGCTATTGGGGACGCAGTAATACCTCAGGGGTATTCAGCCTATGCGTACGAGGCCCGGATAACTTTCCAACTCCTACCGAGGATTGCGCAGGTGGGATCACCGTTTGCAGTAGTCAAGCGATAAATAATTCCGCAGATTATACGGGATGTAGCGTAGATCTCACTGCGTCGAACAGAGGATGCCTCTTGGGCAACGAACGCCAAGGCACATGGTACTATTTTTCGCCACAAAGCGCAGGAACCATGGGTTTCTTGATGATACCCACAGATGCCATGGGTAATCCCGTGAACGTGGATTATGACTTCGCTATTTGGGGCCCAATGAATACACTGACCTGTCCACCCACAGGCACGCCATTGCGTTGTTCATGGGCCTATCCACCAGCCGTTCCGGGATACCCAGGCAACGTCGCATACAGGAACGGACTGGTCGCGGGGAACACGGACGTATCTGAAGCGGATAACGGTTCGGGGGTGAATGGACTCGTCGCGCCTATCGTCGTTGGTGCCGGTCAAGTCGGGAAGATCTATGTCATGTACGTGGACAATTTCGATATCACGGGACAATCATTCAGCCTAAACTGGAACCTGAGCACGCCTACCATGCTGGATTGCACTGTCCTACCTGTTGAATTGGTCGATTTCAAAGCAGCGGCTCTGAAGGACCGCGTTCTACTGAACTGGAGGACCCAGACCGAATCAAATTTCGATCAGTATGTTGTTGAACATTCTATGGATAATACTGATTTCGTGCCCATTGGCAACGTAATTGCAGCGGGCACATCGTTCGGAACGCTGAATTATGAATATGTCCATAATAACCCTCGGACAGGTATCAATTACTACCGATTGAAACTGCTTGAACTGGATGGATCATTTACCTATTCGAACGTATCACCGGCGGTATTCAAGCGCGATGAGAACATACTTCTTCCTCGTCCTAACCCTGCCAATTCAACGATCCAGATAGACCTACCTCTTGGCTTTACGGAACAAGTGTCCCTGAACCTCTTCGATGGAAGCGGGCGGATGGTAAAGACAGTGAGTATCCTTGTTGGTATTGGACCATCATTCGTGAATATTCCTGTGGGAGATCTTGATGCCGGGATCTACTCGATCCATTTATTCGATCGGCAAGAGAACCACATCGGTTCTGGTCGATTTATGAAGGAATAG